The genomic stretch TCCTGCAGCGGATGGATATGAAGCCCGTGGTGGTGATGGGCCAGTCTGAGTACGAAGAGACGGGGCCCACCGAACCGGTGGCCGGGTCCCACTGCACCCGAGGTCTGGTGGAGCGGAGCCAGCAGCTGACCGAGGCTTTGCAGCAGCACTCGGCCACCGTCCTGCCACTCTTCTCCGCTGAGTCCTTCCTCCTACTACATGAAGCCCCACGAGGGAGCAGGTGAGGTTTGAGACATAcaattctcttaatattacacaGGGAAGAAGATGCTGTAGGTGTGTATGGAGGACTGAACCTTCCAAAATccccaaaaataattaaataaatgactcgataaataaataactgtcattaaatttagcaaaaataatattaaaaataaatgtagccattaattaattgataaaaagtgccataaactgatatttctgttttaatttgcttatttatttatgtatctttgtattaatttccttatttatttacttttctgtttaattttccccttttatttattcatgtattttattaatttttaaatttgtttatttatttttgcatttattttttgtacatttatttttgcattaatttatttatttttaaattatttttaaattcattattatgtatttatccatccatccatccatccatccgttatCTATAACCGCTTATCGTATTCATGGTTTCGGGGGGGCTGCAGCCGATCTCAGCTGTCATTGGGtaaaggcggggtacaccctggtcAAGTCGCCaaactatcacagggctgacacatagagaaaCACAACCATTCACACTTACATTCACACCAACGGGCAATTttgagtcaacaatgaacctgcatgcctttggactgtgggaggaaacctgagaacccggagaaaaccctcTAACACAGGGGCCTCACAGCAAGCCGTGCAGCCtcgtatgtatttatgcatttatttatttatttctgtacgaTTTTCCCCTTCCAtatcaccccttatttattcccccaaacttatttctttctttactcttttctttataaatgcctaattatgcaaatgagggggctgtcactcaatgtATGTCATGGGGTCAAGGTGCATGCCTATATGCTAGCTAGCGGCTcatagtcatttatttattaattaatttatttttgattttggcaggttctgtcctccataaaaGCACAGCCATACTGTGTTATGTGCCTGTaagtgtatttgtttttaattgtatttcagtgatgattgtttttttttagcatggAGCTGATAATACGTTCATTATTGCAAGTAAcagtaacagatataaaaatagtGACGCAAACATTGTAGAGTTGCCTGTAGAATCTAGCAGTATTATCAGAGCTAAGAGTTCCTTTTTGTTGCCATTCATGTTCTTCACCATTACCTTGACCAGTATGTGTTGACCAAACCATAACCTGATGTACCTCAACTAGAACTTCATTCTCCCCAAAGGTCAACTTTTCTAGCAGGTACAGTAGGCAAAACATTGAATGCACATACACGACAATACAAtctcaactcaaggtccacttactagcctTTACAAAGCTTTGAACCCTATCACATGGTCCTCATCAGCAGTGAAgattgctcagttgtcatggagatgaaTCATTTTAAGAGacgtggcaaactaagctaacCAGTTCGACTACAAACAGACAGCTTTTGTGTtagcttgtgtagccgagggttacgcTGCTCCTGTACTTTATGaaggaaataaatgaataacaacacggaggctccgtagtctgcaCCAGGACGGCAACAACTTCATTACTCCAACCGTGTCAGCAACAGCGCATCACCGCTTCACTCCCTCCGTTCcactcttcacaataaaatactAGAGGGAATTAAAGTCATTCAGAGCCTTCACTAAGAGGCAactcaacaaaaacacttgtttgtaACAATCTGGTATTAGCCGCCAAGCTAGCGCGCTGTGCTCGTGTAAACATAGCggcggtggatgagagactgcGGACAGAGCAGATGGAAATATCACTTTTCTACATGTTCAACGGTTGcatcatgtttatgcttgttgagcCTCGGTGCCCATTTAATACCGGGTTTCAGTAACCATCCCTAAATATAATGATTTTTCTTATTCATTGCGTTTCAGGCAGTCTGTTGCGATGTGTTTATTGAACATGTTCATATCACGATGACGATGAAAATACGATTTATCAGTCAGCACTAGCCTAAATCTAATTTGTATTGTGGTGTATATGCCTAAACAATATTAACactgttaaaaacacattagtattttgttattactgatattatgaatttattggAAAACATAAAATGTCTACTAAAGGCAGTGCTGCTTTAACAGACACATCTATTTTTCCCCCTAACATGACACCTGTTTTCCTTCACTGCTTTTCTTCCATCCTTTCATGCTTTCTCTTCATCCCaaccttccttcctctcctctaacATCCTTCTGACCCTGTCTTCATCACCCAGTGCTCCACCCTCTGTCGCCGTGGACATCAGCCTTCTCCAGTGGAGTCTGAACTGCGGGACGATCCCGTTGGTTTGTCCGGTGGGGAGGGACGGGCGGGGCTGCTCGGTAATGTTGGACCCGACGGAGGTGACGGCAGCTATTTCCAGAGCTCTGCAACCCCACAAAGTCATGTTCCTGAACAACTCGGGAGGTCTCCGCAGCCGAGAAAACAAGGCACGACGGTTGGCTCCGGCTCTGATTGTGTTACCGTAGACATAGTAGATAAATAGTTTGTGTATCAATTCTCAGGTTTATCGATCGATATGTAttacgatttttaagtattgcagtTCGATATTACGATTGATTGGGATTTTTgtgaacttttttaacactagaccatggggaaaagttcaatcatacacttctagggacttttactttggaaaatatctaaattaatacagtaaaaatgtttgcgGTTTCACAtttgcggtttgttttggttgacggatacggaacggatatgacgtcatatttctctgactacaacaataaaagcggtaacttccttctacctctgcatagactcaaatgaagcaaatactgtacatcgattctggcattaaaaagatctatttcaaaatagtaaaaaaaaacaattgtgatacataggtgaatctattttttccccccatcccTTCTGCATATAAAAGGTCTTGTACCAACTTCTCCTgaacactttgtgtgtgtgtgttacaggtgCTGGACATAGTGTCGTTGCCTAGCGACCTGCCCGGTTTGTCCACGGCGGCGTGGCTGAGCGCTGCCAAACGCCGCAGAGTGACGGCCATAGCCAGACTGCTCAACCAGCTGCTGACTGAGTCGTCTGCGGTGATCACGTCCGCGGACACGCTGCTGACCGAGCTGTTCAGCCACAGAGGCGAGACTACAGACCGACCCTCCTACCATTCTcccacatgcagacacacacatacatggagAGCGGTCTATTTTGAGGTGTAACCCAAGTGGGCACTggtccatatgtgtgtgtgtgtgtgtgtgtgtgtgtgtgtgtgtgtgtgtgtgtacgtgtgtgtgtgcgtgtgtgtgtggggggggggttctgaCAACTCAACGATTAAAGcctgggacacaccaggaacgtcaagagcgcgtggcggctgcgttacctgtcaTTTTTTGTTACGGCGTCcgggttagagcagccacaccgCCCGTGTGAGACgtgcgtctcagctgcgtctcttctagagaatagaggtctcgcctatttttgacgcgtgccgcgcacgtctcacagcaacaacagacagtgaaggtgatctattgactgtatattaacatcataccagcaagattactacagtttcgatgtctatctgtagaatatgttacggagataaaaaaattttttaattaaattaaattaataaaattaattgataaagtatagggtttaaatcaacactccctgttttcatttaaaaatgaaagccctcaagcgttttttctgtggacagaattccttcatttgttaacacaaggcttttattctgaaatatgtgccggacagtaatgtagaacatgcagtgacttggagagctccatgaatgaatatagtacggagttttaattgtggattattactattatttacaaattaccacacatttcttaacctttctctgtctaaaataaatataaattatatttataatgaaatgaaatggccattaaaaggcaaactctatgtaaaaagaaagggctgacagcagcagctgcagcagcagaaacgcagcagacacgcagctgaaatgcagctggtgtgaacacccgacgcatgaatcacgcagccaccacgccaagCAGCCACCACGCttctgacgttccctgtgtttCCCAGCCGTAACATGAATTTATATGTTAATGCTATTTCTATAAGTGCTTGttcttcctgtctgtgtttctcGCTCAGGGTCTGGAACACTCTTTAAAAACGGAGACCCCATACATCGGTAAGTACAGACAAACATGAGTAATCTGACCCTTAAGTAACCCTAAATTCCTTAAAGTCATAAACCAAAATTACCTCCTTAAAAGAGTTTAGTTGCTTTCTCCTTCACAAATAGAGCACACACTGCATATGGCTCCTCTATTGCATTTCGagtaacttgtgtgtgtgtgtgtgtgtgtgtgtgtgtgtgtgtgtgtgtgtgtgcaggtacaGCTCTCTGGATGGGATTGATGTTGAGCGTCTGCTGGTTCTCATCAACAAGTCATTTGATAAAACTCTGAGGCGAGACTACATCGACTCTCTGAAAGGACGACTGCACTCCATCTACCTCTCTGAAGCGTGAGTAATGTATACATCCTGTCTTTCTTACTAAACCAAGGCTTGTGGGCGCAAGTATGTCTAATATATCTGACTATAAAGCAAggactctgtctgtctgtctgtctgtccgtgtgTCCTTCgcatctcgagaaccgctcatccgatctaTGTCCCACTTGGCGGATCCCAGAGGACGTGCAGCGTTGAATGTGGTGCAGTTTGGAcacatcaaatatgaataaactttgaataaacgaGTGAACATGCTCTGTGCAGCagtgggggcggggcttcagggctctgcagttGATCCGAGCATATCGTAcactaggcttgccgcggtagtcagTGTTACTGGTATTAAGTGGTGTTCGGGCATActccgattacattacttgcccaccgttgttttacttttttatagaaataaaacccatttagtttttttcacgCATATCAGCACCGTGTTATCAATAGGTAGTCTGACGacagacgctacaaactgaaattgaaagtggagtctcagctcagagtagcaggagtcagatttcacacacacacaggatgttTGTATTATACTTGGCAAGATATTTGGCAATACAGATTTAAACCCCGGAGAACCATAAAGTTAATACGGAAATTGCCATGGGGAGGACGGTGGGTCACAGCCGGCGTGCGCGGCgctgggtggaaacctgcggccctgCAGCCGAAGCTTGACCAGAAAGGCCAGAGACACAGCCATCCAACATTAAAGATCGAAGTAATCACtctgcatacagtatatctgctaTTGAGCATCACGTGATGGTAACGAAATTAACGCTAATACATTTTAACGACACATTTAAcgacacattaacgcaacttgattTTTAGGgggtagcaggctcagttttaaaactagagggAAGATGGAACCAtacaaaactagaaaacctaaagaatacatcggtaccaaccatgtcatacgagcttgtcgcgaaggaggttaaataacgctccaaacaagctacattttgacgaggaaaaactggcatggccattcaaaggggtcccttgacctgaaaatgggtttgATGGATAcctacaagtctcccctttacagacatgcccactttatgataatcacatgcagcttggagcaagtcatagtcaagtcagcacattgacacactgacagctgttgttgcctgttacgCTTGactttaccatgttatgatttgagcatgttttttatgctaaatgcagtacctgtgagggtttctgggcaatatttgtcatcacttttgctgctggatgctggatatactaaaATTACATGGATGCTGCTGGATATACGGAACTTTTCTCCACTTCCCCTGGAGTCAACAAGCATGAGTGGATAGCCTCCAGGAACAGCGTCACTCTGCCATTGCAGCTCAAATTGTGCAAATATTTGCCCCTctaacttataataataataataataataatacattttatttagtggcgcctttctggacacccaaggacaccttacaaaaatctgttaaaacatagacagataaaaaacaatataaaaacaacaggacatgacagagacatatttgtacaaacacataggatgggtgatgatgagttctagagagagtaggccagtttaaacaggtgggttttcaggagggatttgaaagatgtgatattgtcagactgccggatgtgtggggggagtgagttccataacctgggagcagagtagctgaatgccctggctcccatggtgctgaggcgtgaggtgggggtggtcagaagtccggctgatgatgaacggagggaacgggagggagtgtactcctggaggaggtctgtgaggtaggtgggggcgaggttatggagggctttgtaggtgagcagaaggtttttgtagtcgatccgggatttaacagggagccagtgcagctggatgaggatgggggtgatgtggtcggaggatttggtgcgggtgatgatccgggcggcagagttctgaatgatttggagtctgttgagtagtttgatgggaatgccagagaggacagcgttgcaatagtcgatccgggatgtaacaaaagcgtgaaccaggatttcagtgctggagtgggaTAGTGATGGACGGAGTCTAgagatgttgcggaggtggaagaaggcagtccgggtgatgttttttatgtgagatgaaaaagagagtgtgCTGTCCAGGGTGACCCCAAGACTCTTGACATGGGTGGAGAACGGTACTGGGAAACCATCAATGGTGATGTTTTGAGCAGTGGTGTGTTgagttttggagatgttgttcttggagccgatgagcagggcctcagttttatggctgttgagttttaaaaagttcctgctcatccagctcctgatgTGTTGAAGGCAGGTGGTGAGGGAGGCGGGTGGCAGGGCTGCAGTGGGTGCAGTTGAAATGTAGACCTGTGTGTCATCGGCATAGCAGTGGAATCGGACATTGTGATGATGGAGGATAGTGCCAAGGGGAAGGAGGTAAATGATAAACAGGagtggacccaatactgacccCTGGGGGACACCCAGTGAAACAGCGGAGCACCTTGACCTGTGATTACCCAGTTTCACAAATTGTAGTCTGTCGGTGAGGTATGAGGAGAACCATGTGAGTGCAACACCGGTGATACCAATATCAGTCAGACGTGTGATGAGTTATGATGTTACCCCCAACAAAATACCTCCactaattaaatccatgctctatTTATAACCACAGtggttatgtaaaaaaaaaaagggaccaATACGCCTATTTGAAAATGAATACAtccgctaagtgtatttcagcAATGTTTCTGACTGCGAATAGCCGAACTTGGGTTTATTTTTACCCGTGAATCAGACTTTAATTCACCGGTGTTTCTGAGTAACCACGACTTTGGTGTGTGGCacaactatgtcatggcagatgtattgctcaggacccaaggaagcACCGTGTCGAGTGTGATGTTGTTTGTATGAGCAGTTCTCGAGAAgggctgcaagcagcaatacacAGGCCTAGGTACGAGCATGTTTTGTATGGGCGCTGCACTAGAGAATCTAAACCCAGTGAACCTTTCTCCTGATTATTTTGTATCTCTGTCCCTCCAGCTACAGCGCGGCAGCCATCATCACCATGGAGCCGGTGAACAGCGGCACTCCCTACCTCGACAAGTTTGTGGTGAGCAGCAGTAAGCAGGGTCAGGGCACCAGCCACATCCTGTGGGAATGTATCAGACAGGACCTGGGCAAACTGTTCTGGAGGTCTAGAGCCACCAACAGGATCAACCCCTGGTAAGACACACATTTTAAGACACTCATGTTGGCAGttccattattattacattacattcatttggcagacaCTTTTCTCCAAAGCGACTTCAAACCATGTAGTAGCAAGAGGTAGATATCAAAAACTTGGGAGTGTATCCATAATAGTATGCAAACGGTAGTccctttcagtccaaaatggcggaagcgtagctctgccgttgggcactgatgttgcaatggaaacgaacaattgactttcacttcttagcgaTATGTGTTCTTtggtaccaccgtttggccactatgtaaaATTTCCTTCAAAGCCTAGCACACttatatttatacacatttatatttattttagacagagaaaggttaagaaacgtgtggtaatttgtaaataatagtaataatccacaattaaaactcagtactatattcattcatggagctctccaagtcactgcatgttctagaacactgtccgtcacatatttcagaataaaagcctcgtgttaacaaatgaaggaattctgtccacaaaaAAAagcgcttgagggcttttattttgaaatgaaagcagtaaGTGTTGATTTAATCCCCATACTATATCAATTCACGGTGCTCtctaagtcactgcatgttccacagcactgactgctcatatttcagaataaaatccttgtgttaacaagtgaaggaattctgtccatggaaaaaaatgcttgagggcttttattttgaaatcaaagcaggaagtgttgatttaaaaataagtctttactttttttcatctccatgacatattctacagatagacattgaaaTTGTAGtgatgttgctggtatgatgtcaacataaagtcaatagatcactttcactgtctgttgttgctgtgaacacacacgccaaaaataggcgagacttCTATTCTCTAGAGGAGACGCATCTGAGACGTGCGTGAGACgcaacctgttaacacggacgccgaaataataaacaacaggtaacgcagccgccacgcactgctgacgttcctggtgtggatGAGGCTTTACTCTTGTTACAACATTGGTCATTTGACATGtgatatttctctctctttctgttcagGTACTTTAAACATTGTGATGGCAGCTTTGTCAATGGGGCATGGACCGTGTTCTGGTTCGGTCTGACGGACATCAGGGATTCCTATGAGCTGGTGGAGTACACCAAGAACCTGCCAGACTCTTTCCATGTCTCCTCTCTCACCGCCTCTGCAGGATCCTGAACCACCTCCTTCCAGCTGCTGCTTGTGTTGCTCCTTGACTCTGATATGAAGATTGTTTTCTTGTCTTTGCTCTGACTGGACCTTTTTTCCTTGAGTTTTTCCCTACCTTGAAACTTGAAAACCAAAGCTACAGTGAGAATTTCATACTTGCAGTATTTTGAATAGCTATAAATCATCCTCTATTTTTAAAGTCGGGGTTAGCATTCCAGTAATTGCAGGGCTCGACATTAAGCTTTTTCAGCCAGTTGCCCTTTCGGCAAGTAGATGAGATGTTTTACTTGCCCGATAGCAAAACTTACTTGTCCTAAATGGAAGAGacctattaaaaaataaataaaatcaacaggaatttaagcaattattataatttagtaacgtacaaaacatacagttcatatgctctcctcaaagccaccagactccattgacagaaacagtaattttaccttgctgatcattgtaaaatgcacttgacagaaacaaaataaaactcatcaaaactgtCTTGGTCaagtctttccactgtttcaacaatcaccaactctgattGCTTTCTACAGAAGCGTTGCATTAGTAGTTGTAAGTATGCATTATTGTcggctgcttagagctagtgttaggaagttaaacaggtcataattccctccatctatttcatattgctgtgaaaacatgtcCTTCAAAcgactggatttattcaagtttatctctaaaaactacattttacaagatgacatttgaacacatcatgatagcattgtaatttaccttcacctaATGCTAATTTTTACAGAGCAGAGaatgaacgcaccataatgtaaccCAGTGAAACATTCGTTAACGTTGCTGTTAGGTGCATTATttacatgggagaagtttgcttTCAGGGatttctggcagaaagccctTTCTGACAGGTTAAGGAAACAAACCTACTTggtgaggtttaggaaaagatcctggtttgggttcaaataaaccAGTTCTGGCAGATAGTCCTAAAGTCAAATTTATCCTATGTGCGAACTCCGCTGCCCACCGGCttctaacagctaacgttaactagctctccttttgccgatttcaacacagatttgttgttcacaactgAATACTCCTCCGCTCAACCTTCCCTTTACAAGTGTGTTGAAAAGCGAATAAATCCCCcttaatcctacacactggccctttaaatacCAACAGGGGTATTtttacctctgccaaggccgaaggtctaggaaggaggttacgttttcactggcgttggtttgtttgtttatttgttggtttgtctgtttggatgattactccaaaagtccgcgatggatttgaatgaaatcttttggagggttagggtgtggcacaatgaacaatccattaaaTTTTGGTGGCATTAAGCAAGCCTATTttctcactcccatgttgataagagtattaaatacttgacaaatttctctttaaaggtacattttgaacagatgtgccaaaattctctgccaatggtaaacagtgtattctcctgttggtattgactcttgttttgagatgtttggtggattggatgattgaactctctatcagtaacaaggaacaaacaagacatattggcagttttacactttattcatttaatacaccgtcaggagcctcagtagcggtagAAGATCCATACGtggccacaacagcctggcacctcctcctcatgctggtcaccaacctggtcacacgttgctgtgggatggcattccattcctcaaccaggattcgttgcaggtcagccagcgtggttgtccattgttaattgcaattaatcacaccttttgtatttgttcaaaatgtaccttaaagggagatttgtcaagtatgtaatactcttattaacatgggagtggacaaatatgctgctttatgcaaatgtatgtatatatgtattattggaaatcaattaacacaaatcaatgacagatattgtccagaaaccttcacaggtactgcatttagcataaaacaatatgctcaaatcaaatcatggcaaactgcagcccaacaggcaacaacagctgtcagtgttatgtgtcagtgtgctgacttgactatgacttgccccaaactgcatgtgattatcataaagtgggcatgtctttaaaggggagactcgtgggtaccaaaaaacccatttacattcacatatctggaggtcagaggtcaagggacccctttgaaaatggtcatgccagtttttcctcgccaaaattgagtgtgaatttggagcgttatttaatctccttcacaacaaggtagtatgacatggttggtaccatggTACCAATGTAATTtcatgatgccagcatcttcagtctagctttaaaactgagcccgttacaacctctgatcacaagttgcgtttatgtgttaaagaaattagtggcgttaaaaggaattCGATTAACTATTATGGCATTAACTTTGCTTTTATTAACTGTCAGGGGAAAGGGCAGGGGACTAAACAAAACTTCCCAGATCATCGAGTCTCCCTTTAAACCTTACCTTTGTTAACTGACTCCCAATAATAAATCACTTGACAGTTTATTGTGTATGAATAATGGTTCAGTGTTGACACAGTTAGCTcccgctctcctcctccttatcCAGCAGTCACTGATTGCTGATACACCTCAGCTGGTCTATGTCCAGGTCTGGGTGAGCTGGCAGTGCAGATAGACCTGATTAACAACTCTTCCCAGCTGGCGCTGGCTCCCCCCTGTTCTCTGGCTCCCTCTGCTGGAGGTTAGGTAACAGTGGTGGGGAGAGACACCACAATATGTGTTTAATCGTCAATTGTCAATCATGTCGATCACTGCTGGTGAACTACGATCAATCTGtcaaaactaggcagcgctgatcaaatatgaatcaagattctgttactgtgttgattatttctccactcaaatgttttcagaaacatattttagtaaCTGTTAAGCTTTAAAATGAGATTGTTTGTGACcgatcctccatgttggaaAATAGTCAGCAAACACTAAGCACCGccaaccagccggagcaaactctcAACTCTCACATCCTCAAGATCCTGGTCGTCCATGGTGCTGGAGAGGATCCAGTGGATGTATCCATCCTTCTTGAAGGCAAGGAGATGTTGCCAGGATGCGGCAGTACTGCTAAAGCTTGCACGCTGCTTATGGGGCTGGTTTATGCCCTCTACCTTGCATACCCCGCAACACTGC from Sebastes fasciatus isolate fSebFas1 chromosome 13, fSebFas1.pri, whole genome shotgun sequence encodes the following:
- the nags gene encoding N-acetylglutamate synthase, mitochondrial translates to MKCENRRRSNIQHSGCQLADGALSGSNMAKVNSGASGCRAMVKAGKYLSAPCPPALTRSSGHGQRKMFCQQRRMMSADAAGTRGKPAALAQQEQLGYCSAADRHVLANPTLIYRDVKAFLNEVGGNPREARYWLTQFQRATSAQSTAFAVLEVDGSVFASREMVQSLAFGLSFLQRMDMKPVVVMGQSEYEETGPTEPVAGSHCTRGLVERSQQLTEALQQHSATVLPLFSAESFLLLHEAPRGSSAPPSVAVDISLLQWSLNCGTIPLVCPVGRDGRGCSVMLDPTEVTAAISRALQPHKVMFLNNSGGLRSRENKVLDIVSLPSDLPGLSTAAWLSAAKRRRVTAIARLLNQLLTESSAVITSADTLLTELFSHRGSGTLFKNGDPIHRYSSLDGIDVERLLVLINKSFDKTLRRDYIDSLKGRLHSIYLSEAYSAAAIITMEPVNSGTPYLDKFVVSSSKQGQGTSHILWECIRQDLGKLFWRSRATNRINPWYFKHCDGSFVNGAWTVFWFGLTDIRDSYELVEYTKNLPDSFHVSSLTASAGS